ctggaggacctgggttggggtggggggccAGGATTAGGAGGCCATGGCGGCTTCTTCCGTGGAGGATTTGGCAGCTGTCTTAGAGGCCAGGCTGTGGCCTAGGCGGAGGCCGCAGGGCAAAGCTGAAGACAAGGAGTGGATTCCCGTCACCAAGCTGGGCCGCCCGGTTAAGGACATGAAAATCAAGTCCCTAGAGGAGATCtacctgttctccctgcccattAAGGAGTCCGAGATTATTGACTTTTTCCTGGGAGCTTCCCTAAAGGATGAGGTTCTGAAGATCATGCCCATGCAGAAGCAGACTAGGGCAGGCCAGCGGACCAGGTTCAAGGCTTTTGTTGCTCTTGGGGACTACAATGGTCACGTAGGTCTGGGTGTTAAGTGCTCCAAGCCACTGCCATCTAAGGGGCCATCATCTTGGCCAAGCTTTCTATTGTCCCTGTGTGGAAAGGCTACTGGGGGAACAAGATTGGCAAGCCCCACACTGTTCCTTGCAAAGTGACAGGCCGCTGTGGTTCTGTGCTAGTGCGtctcatccctgcccccagaggcACTGGCATAGTCTCCGCTCCTGTGCCTAAGAAGCTACTGATGATGGCTGGCATTGATGACTGCTACACATCAGCCAGGGGATATACTGCTACTCTGTGCACCACCTTTGATGCCATCTCTAAGAACTACAGCTACCTGACccccaatgatgtgggagtgtcatatatcaatctgttgatttcattggctaagcaataaagaaactgctaggcccattggataggcccacccttaggtgggtggagtaaacagaacagaatgccgggaggaagaggaagtgagctcagactcgacagctctcttctctcgggagcagacgcaggagagacgccatgctacctgctccagggaagacgcatgctatgaagctccgacccaggatggacttaggctagaatcttcccggtaagcgcacctaggggcgctacacagatgattagaaatgggctaaattaatatgtgagaattagcctagaagaggctagataggaatgggccaaagcagtgtttaaaagaatacagtttccgtgtaattatttcgggtaaagctagccgtgcgggcggggtgctggggacgcagccctgccaccgtccatattactacaccccaACCCCTGGAAAGAGACTGTGTTCACCAAGTCTCCTTATCAGGAATTCACTGACCATCTTGTGAAAACCCACACCAGAGTCTCTGTTCAGAGGACTCAGGCTCCAGCTGTGGCCACCACATAGGGtttttatacaagaaaaataaaagtgaattgaGTCTGTTAAAAAATTGAAGAAGGAAATATAAAAGATAGAGTGATACAATGCAAGAAGGACTTAATATATCTCTCTCACCTTTATGATGAAGAAAGGGGACCATGATGGGACCAGGAAATCTAAGTAGTCTCAAAAGATGGCACCTTTATCTTGGGGGTAAGTAACAACTGCCCATTGGACTTAACGTGCACTCAATAGGAGGGAGTTTGTGCCCAGCACTATAAACACCTATGACTGGAGATGTCATAGACATACAAGAGAACCTACTACTACTACCGTGTTCCTAAACCAATACAATTTCTAGTTGTATCCTAAGAATCTATCCTTGCACCCACAGCTAACTGTAGCTCTCATGCCTCATCAAAGAAGCATCTTTTTTATGCAGCAGTTGGAGCCAATTACATAGTATAATGACCAATCAAAATACAGCAAGTAAGTGATCATGGGGTGTTCCATCCTCAGTTGGTACATCTGCAGTCCAATCCCTACACCTAAGACTTAGGGGGAAATCCTGAAGGAATGGGTAGAAAGGTTGTAATAACCAGAAGACCAGGATACCTGTGATatctaaaattacaaaataatcccatccTAGtttagaattatgtataataaagggttatttatttaggggtagactcacagatcactgtcctagatcacagtagTCTGtatgaacagggaacaggaactgaatctagtagctggaagcaagagagcaagcttTATAGCTTCATTTACAGTATAAAAGATCATGCTCAAgagggctggtatcttaaaggctattggctgaagagctcccacagcacctctcccttttgtttaaataagggagttccaaacccaatacaaaactatatacactaggaacagatatcaagtataagattagaattataactagcataaacaatattaagcaaggaacatatgctaaatattttaataaacattttattctaCGGAGTAtaagtcttgcattggaaatgaCTTGGCTAAATAAGAGGACaatggtaactatgactatctaatcttcaactccatcgaaggcctgagaagggacataatattacttgagtaggcacgaagtacaatcaagcagcttccaaaatgtacagtatatgacagagacaactggctgcctgagcaaACACCCAAAGtatcatttgcaatgttgaagcaattaactttggctaaggcctagagtaactgacagaccatttttagaggcaggaaaattttcagaaccgTCTTATTCTGTCTTGTcaaggtttgacagtcttttttcttgtatctacTTGTCTAGTCTGGACATtgtgtactttgtcagtggtcgaggcatgggcagttccttgcccaaaggccagttgtgccaagaagaaaacaaactccaagtgaaatgtctttggtgctcaacactctcccaggaatagattggtgctgccaggagcaatcgtgtctcatgtcaacagaatcctaagttatttaaacacattctacagatttttgaagtggttgaaggttagctatctatgcagaatacaatctctattaTATCTAATTAGTCTGgctaaaagtataacaaacatgaatgactattggtAATACTTACTACCTATATAACTTAAtgattaagacttcatatcagaatatcaaacaatctttaaacaattgtgtagtaaaggaggacaatgacctcaaaatgcaaactatgtataaatattttgatcAGAGGTATGCTCCCACAACATACCTGCTATAGCATAATGTCATTTAGATATGACAGGGaaactgcacccatgaaatctcaacaatacagtCCCTGAACAAGATTTGCATAGTGGCAATGCCAGTTGACATGCCAGTGTGGATGGAGGATCTTTCACAAGACTCTGCCCATAGAGAAAGAACCAGGCAGTCAATGATGGCTTAGAAAGGGAAAAATCAGCCTTTCCAGGGACAAGCTCCTTGATAGACTATTCAATCCGAAgcactcagccctaaacacataaatatatgagCAGCACTTAAAGAACAACACTAATAAAggagaagaggtcatgaatttgagagggagtggggaaagacaagagagaacttggggtgggaagatggagaggtgaaaatgatataaatatagtacttatgtttgaaattctcaaaaaatttaaaatacaaaaacagaagATAGAAAAGCCAAGAAAGCAAATTCTTACTTGGACCCTCAAGAAAGACAGATAGCTAAGTTGATTGACATCCTGAGCTCAGCCAATGATGCCTAAGGCCAGACACCTTCATTGAGTCTCCCTGTGGCTTGATACCAGGGTCGTAGTCAAGAATGTAACAGACATGACCCTACCCCCACAGGGTTTATAAGGTGGCTGTTCTGTGGTAACTAGCTCTTTGTGAAAGCCTGTTGGTCAATGACCATGGTGCTACCAAGAGTTAGAAGGTGCAAGTCAGGACAGCAATCCAGCAGGAGTGTGCAGAGAACTATGAAGAGAGAAAATTGCACTGCATCACTCTGTCTGTTACAGACTGCATGTTTATGTGCCGGCTAAAACGGTCATACATCAAACTCTTAGCCATCAATGGGATAGTATTAGGAGATGGAAACTTTGGCAGTAAGTAGGTGGTGCAGATGGAAGCCTCATGAATGGGATTAGCCACCTTGTAAGAAGAGAGATTCATGAgcttgctataataaaacactaCATGAATATAGCCACCTGCCAAGCAGGAAGCAGACCCTTAACCAGTAAATAGATCTGTGAGTACCTTGCTCTTGGGATGCCCAGCCTCTAGCTATGGAGCTATGGAAAACTTCATTAACAACCCGCTTGCTATCAGTTGGGCTTGCCTACAATTTTACTTTCTTCTGCTTTATcccaagcagtttttaaaaggcCTCAAGTATCTGTCCTTTGAAAAATTCCTTTGGACATTTTATATTGTTCAAAATATTATATTAGGAAATATCTCCATAAACTTAAATAATgaaacattcatttattatgcGTTGGATACTGTGCTAAGTCAGACTCCTGTCAGCCATATGAATTATGTTTCTGTCTTGTCCGTTTATAGGCAGTGCAGTTGAGGCTCAGAGCAGTTTTCTTACTTGGGCTGAGAGACGACTTGttgttaaagtgcttgccatacaaacACAAAGATCCCACCACTACTTAATATGCTTCATGTATGAGCTCTTGCCTATGATCACAGCTCCAGGGAGCAacgacaggaggatccttgggtcTTGATGGCCAGCTGCTCTAGCCAACTCAGTGAACTAGCTCTATATTCAGTAAGAGGTCTGTCTTTTAAATAAGATGGAAGAGTCTTGGGGTAAACATTTGCTCCACTGCTCAAGCCTGATGCCCTAAGTCCAGTCCCGAGCATCCATGGTAGAAGGACAGTACAGACTCTTaagagttgtcctttgacctctacacattCAGTTATGGTGGCACTTCCACCCCCAACAGGCCTacacacaataacaataaataaaattgaatttaaaaaattagatagGAAATGACTGAAGAAGACTTCTGAATCATTCtctggcatccacacacatacagacatgcatgcaaactCATGGACATAcatcattatcttttttttttttttattctcggAATAGGAAAATTTATTACTGTGCTTCCACTGTCAAAACTTAGAATCTTGgtctttccttcttgcctttgtAGAGGGCCAAAAGGGACACGTTGGCTACTTTAACAACCTTAAAGCGGACTCCAGGAATATCACCTACAGCATGACACTTTCGACCAAATCCAGCAACCAGAGCTTCATCGTTTTCCTCAATGAAGTTCAAGCAACCGTCATTGGGGACGAAAGCTGTGATCTTGCCGTTCTTGATGAGCTGCACCCTGACACACTTCCTGATAGCAGAATTTGGCTGCTTGGCTTCAACTCCTACTTTTTCCAGCACGATTCCCTTGGCATGAGAGGCACCTCCAAAAGGATTGGCCTTCAGGGCTGTGCCCAAGTGGGCTTTCTTGTATTGTTTGTCATGCCACTTCTGGTCCCGTCGCTGGCTGCGGAGCTTCCTGGCAGTACGGAGACCACGACACTTGCCCATCTTGCCGACGCCACGGGTCTGAGAGAAAGCCATCATTATCTTTATATGTTAACATTTAGTTGCTTGTTCACAGAGCCAGCAAATGGCAGGCATAACACTGGACTTCTGAGCTGTGTCCTTGATCACTGTCACAAAGCAAGAGCAGAAAaggtacagaaaaagaaaaagcctctattttcctttaaatttttttttgtagactgTGGCCCTTAGATAATATAATTAATGTCTGTTTTGTTCTCATCCCTGAGCTACTTAAATGGTTATCCCCCcagtcagtgattttttttttaacctcccagtacttttttcttttacaaatccGTCTCTAGAATTTTAATCATTCTGGGCTCACTTCTCTGACAGCTTAACCACTGAGAGGAGATGTGTGCTGGAATTGCAATCACAAAAGTGCCCtgaaaactgagagagagagagagagagagagagagagagagagagagagagagagagaagcagcaaCAGCCCCTAACTTTCATAGTACATCTAGTACATCTGATCTACACAGGAAATTAGAAAACATCACATACTCATATATTTACCTGGAAAAATacttgaaatgaaatgaaaagtgaGATTTACAGTTATTTagattttgattaaaaaatgtttatcCCTTATCTAAGGCTCCAGGACACTGGAAATGAAGGAGCAGCAAGAACGCTTACTTTATAGAACTTTAATGACCTTCTCGTATTGTGTTATATTGCTGTTTCTTAAGCCTGTGGTCAAATACAATAGCTTTATTAAAGCTGTGATTCAGTTAAGAAAGGCGAATGAACTCTTCTGCCACGGGAGGTGAGGAATGGGAGAAGCCAGTATTCTAGGAGAAGAAAACCCTTCCAAAAGTACAGAAAAATATAGGACACAGGGTGGTTCGCCAGATGGGCTGGGGTGTGTTCTGCTTAGGCAATGCTTTTCCAAATTCACTGATAAAAGAGATATTTAGTTACTGGTCCATACTATAAGGTGAAGAAAAAGGAGGTCTCTGGTGGTTGTGTGGATACCTGATCATGCTTGCTTATGTTGTCCCAAGTTCCCATGTGTGATGGTAATAATAATATAGTATAATTACTACTACTACAACAACAAGAACAGTGTTCACATTTGTTAGTCATTTGTAATGGACCAGGTGTCCTAGcccatttctttctgtattttcaatACTTCAATATAAGTACACATTGTAAATTGAATAAATTCTCGTCtgttccctcttctttccttttcatgcTCCTCCCAACTTCTGTAAGTCTCCCTCATTCCCCTAGACAGTTTCTTTTGtgtcatgtatgtgtatgcatgattTTACATGTTTGTATAAAATATAGGAACCACAAATAAGAGAAATACACAATACTTTTCTGAGCCCACGTTAATCCGCTTAATACCGTTATCTCTAATGAAATCCATTTCCCAACAAATAGGAATTTCATCCTTCTTTATGATCAAGAAAAATACACCGTATGCATATTTCTTTATCTatcctctgttttttgtttttgtttttgagacagggtttcccataGTTCCTGTGAGTTCTAGCCCACTTTAAAAatcagggctggccttgaattcatgattctcTTGTTTATCTCGCCCAAGTATTACAGGTGTGAGTTACAACCTGTAATCCACTTCTTACACCATCCAGAACAATCTCAAGATACAGATATAAGTATCACTTGTATTTTACaagtgtggaaactgaggcagagagatttACTTGCCTAAGCTTACTCTAGTGACAGAACTGTGATTTAAACTTATATTTTAGTCTATGTACTTGGTCACCATTATGTAGCTAAACACAACGTACTGCTTCCCAGCAGGCCCTGTGCCAGGCACTTAGGGATGGGGCGGGAGTAGAGTGAGCCCTCTCGGAGAACCAGTAATCTCGATACACCCTGAGAAATGAAGGATTTGGAAGGAAATTGTTGTGGGGCCTCCAAACTAAAGCAGTTCTGGCTCCTTTGAAGGGAGAGAAATGAAGCAATTTCAAAGAGTAGGGAAGGTGAGGGGTCAAGACTAAGCCACCATAGCTAAGCGATACAGAAATGCAAGCCTGTCATTGCTAAAGTGACAAAATAGAATATCGGGACACATTCCCCACAGACTCACAGAGTCATTATGGAAATTAGCTGCTGTTAGCATGTGAGGGACACATATAACATCACGAACAATTACTGATGTAATAGAAGATGAGAAATCGAGACTTGGGGGCAACTCTAATCTTTGCCAATTTACTTAACCTCTCCTTCTATTGCAAAGTAGAAATATTAACAGTATCTGCCTCGTAGTGTTCTCGCAAGGTGTAAAATGATAGCAAACCAGCAAAGTGTTTGTCATAGTACACTGGAATAGAAAGAGACTGATGGGAGGCCACTTCTCTCTTCTGCCACAGCACTAGGTCTCGGTTGTCTTGAGAGCAATGTAATATTTATCTATGAGTAGAACCTTTGAATTCTAGTCGTTGGATAAATACTTTCCAGGCATGTGCTCCAGGGAGGATGCTGTAGGCTAGAGATATAGGAGGATTTTCTATGGGCCTCATGCAGCTTATAGTTTGATGGGACTGGAATGCTGAAGACCACAAGAGCCATAAGGATGCAGCTGGAATTTGTAGGAGCAGATCTAATGCATTCCGAGGGATCAGAAAACGCCTTCCTTTGTAAGTGGCTGGTTCACAACGCCTTCGGGTGAATGGCAATGATGGTCCACGTGGCCTGGAGTTTAGCGAGGCAGTGGTAATTGATGGTGGATGAAGGCAGAAGCGCGGCTGTAGGTTTGTCATCGCTGCTGCAAAAGCAAGCTCCCCAGGTGAGAATGAGCCCAGCAGCCTCTGCTCCACTAGGATTCTCCATGTTAGAACCCAAAATgatagaattctctctctctgttctttttatttctctactCTGTCAAGATTcactagagaaaaaaaagacttcctaGTGTATCCAAGATTGAAGGTTCATGAGGCAAGGACTTAGAAACTGGGGGTTGAGGAGGGTAACTGGAAAACAGCCAGAGAGGCAGCCCCTGACCATCTGTTCCAGAAACCTCAAAGAAAGGGATTCCTTAGGGTCCTCCTAGAAGCCACTGAAGATCACTCTGACACACATGTCCGCTAATAACTATCTCAGAGGAAATAGCCTCTCCCGTTTCATGTCCCAGACATGGTGCCAGGCCAGAGCTTTGTCAGGCAGGCCTGACCACAGAATTAGGCAGGGAAGGGGGAACTGAGAAGTCTAGTTCCtggcctctttttttctgagatatgAAACAtttttcctggaaaaaaatgCACTTGCTTTTATCTAGTCTAGGGCATGCCTTTATAATACActccagagaagaaaaataagctaGTTAATCACTGTATTGCTTTCTCATCCACAGGTAGGCATGTCCCCATTCCACAGACATAAAAATACACGAACACGTGGCTGCGAACAATCTCTCTTATAACTGATAGAAAGAAATCATATTAGAAAATGTTGGGGCCAGTGGCCTTTCTAGATGCTCGTTTTCCCAAACAACACTTGCAGAGGAAGGGGGACCCAAGGCTGCAGCCAGACATCCGCTGAGAGCTGAGGAGCCCTGTCAATGGGAGTAAAATGTCTGTCTTGCTTTTGCCTAGCGCTAATCCATCACCTTGATTCACTTCACAGGATTCCCCACAAGGATTGACGGGAAACTGCAGTTTCTCACAGAATCACAAGAGTCGTGCAGCCGGTCTTGAGGTTttatgttgttgttattgttgttttgttttgttttgttaagatagtgtctcttgtagcccaggctggctttgaattcactatgtggctttgaattcctaatcctcctgcttctatctcaCAAAGGCTGGGTTTGTAGATGTACACTACTGTTGTGTGGTATATTGTGTGCGTTCTGAGAAATACAGC
The Microtus pennsylvanicus isolate mMicPen1 chromosome 2, mMicPen1.hap1, whole genome shotgun sequence DNA segment above includes these coding regions:
- the LOC142844887 gene encoding small ribosomal subunit protein uS12-like; this encodes MGKCRGLRTARKLRSQRRDQKWHDKQYKKAHLGTALKANPFGGASHAKGIVLEKVGVEAKQPNSAIRKCVRVQLIKNGKITAFVPNDGCLNFIEENDEALVAGFGRKCHAVGDIPGVRFKVVKVANVSLLALYKGKKERPRF